Proteins encoded together in one Panthera uncia isolate 11264 chromosome A2, Puncia_PCG_1.0, whole genome shotgun sequence window:
- the SLC41A3 gene encoding solute carrier family 41 member 3 — translation MFVVFYLLASLMQVTILLYLAEVMVRLTWHQALDPDSHCIPYLTGLGDLLGTGLLTLCFLINWLLRSEAGLDDISDPASGPP, via the exons ATGTTTGTGGTGTTCTATCTGCTAGCAAGTCTGATGCAG GTGACAATTCTGCTGTACCTGGCAGAAGTGATGGTTCGGCTCACGTGGCACCAGGCTCTGGATCCAGACAGCCACTGCATCccctacctcacagggctgggGGACCTGCTAGGGACTGGCCTCCTGACACTCTGCTTCCTTATCAACTGGTTATTGAGGAGTGAAGCAGGGCTGGATGACATCTCAGACCCAGCATCCGGGCCTCCCTAA